The following are encoded together in the Pseudomonas sp. IB20 genome:
- a CDS encoding aliphatic sulfonate ABC transporter substrate-binding protein: protein MKPFTQRLLGACALTLCLQPQAFAADTDPAHVNLDYAYYSPVSLVLKHFGWLEQALPHTKVGWVLSQGSNRSLEYLNSGGVDFASSASLSAVLSRANGSPIKSVYVYSRAEWTALVVRKDSPFKSVTDLKGKKIAATKGTDPYLFTLRSLQHAGLKKDDVELVHLQHPDGRTALEKGDVDAWAGLDPHMAASEIQAGSRLLYRNKDFNSYGVISVTEQYAKAHSQTISKVLGAYEKARDWAVKHPDEFAKLLADESGLPLEVAKLQLSRTDLSAPLLTDKDAVSSKAAAPILVSEELVRRGVNVDQVIDQLIDTSFGQTLAKQ, encoded by the coding sequence ATGAAACCCTTCACCCAACGCTTACTGGGCGCCTGCGCCCTCACCCTGTGCCTGCAACCACAGGCCTTCGCTGCCGATACCGATCCCGCGCACGTCAACTTGGATTATGCCTACTACTCACCGGTCAGCCTGGTGCTCAAGCATTTCGGCTGGCTGGAACAAGCCTTACCGCACACCAAAGTCGGCTGGGTCCTAAGCCAGGGCAGCAACCGTTCCCTGGAATACCTCAACAGCGGCGGCGTCGACTTCGCCTCCTCCGCCAGTTTGTCAGCCGTTTTGAGCCGCGCAAATGGCAGCCCAATCAAATCGGTGTATGTCTACAGCCGGGCCGAGTGGACGGCTTTGGTTGTTCGCAAAGACTCACCCTTCAAAAGCGTGACAGACCTCAAAGGCAAGAAAATCGCCGCCACCAAAGGCACCGACCCGTACCTGTTCACCCTGCGCAGCCTGCAGCACGCTGGGCTGAAAAAAGACGATGTCGAGTTGGTGCACCTGCAACACCCGGACGGCCGCACCGCGCTGGAGAAAGGTGACGTGGACGCCTGGGCCGGCCTCGACCCGCACATGGCCGCCAGCGAAATCCAGGCGGGTTCGCGCCTGTTGTACCGCAACAAAGACTTCAACAGCTACGGCGTGATCAGCGTCACCGAGCAGTACGCCAAGGCGCACTCACAGACCATCAGCAAAGTGCTCGGCGCCTATGAAAAAGCCCGCGACTGGGCGGTGAAACACCCGGATGAATTCGCCAAACTGCTCGCCGACGAATCCGGCCTGCCGCTGGAAGTGGCCAAGCTGCAACTGTCGCGCACCGACCTCAGCGCACCGTTGCTGACCGACAAAGATGCAGTGTCATCCAAGGCCGCCGCGCCGATCCTGGTGTCCGAGGAGTTGGTCCGCCGCGGGGTGAATGTGGACCAGGTGATCGACCAGTTGATCGATACCTCGTTCGGCCAGACCTTGGCGAAGCAGTAA
- a CDS encoding TOBE domain-containing protein — MTIKAINVRNQFKGVIKEILLGEVVSEIDVQTASGIVTSVITTRSVRDLELKVGSEVIAFVKSTEVSIAKL, encoded by the coding sequence ATGACTATTAAAGCTATCAACGTGCGCAATCAGTTCAAGGGCGTGATCAAGGAGATCCTGCTGGGCGAAGTGGTGTCCGAGATCGACGTGCAAACCGCGTCCGGCATTGTCACCTCAGTGATTACCACCCGCTCGGTGCGTGACCTGGAATTGAAAGTGGGCAGCGAAGTGATTGCCTTTGTGAAGTCGACCGAAGTGTCGATTGCCAAGCTGTAA
- a CDS encoding MalY/PatB family protein, with translation MSFDFDTIHPRFGTGSTKWNRYPQDVLPMWIADMDIAAPPAVLQALHDRLDQQILGYSVAGPDVREAIVADLWNKYAWRVQPEALLFLPGVEPGFNMALHAFVQPGQPVVLQTPNYRPIRLAPGHWNLPRIEVPFEWANGEYATPLPAMRQALNGAGALLLSNPHNPIGKVFPREELLAVANACLENGTLIISDEIHAELCFDGRRHIPTASLSEEIAQRTITLMSASKAYNVAGLKTCFAVVQNAEVRERFNNARCGMVDSVSPLGLEATRAAYSQCGEWLDALVQYLQGNRDYLHNAVQTRLPGVVMHAPQGTYLAWLDCSALGLDDPQQFFLEQAKVGLSAGIEFGDDSQQFVRLNFGCPRAMLEEGVQRMERALRHR, from the coding sequence ATGAGCTTTGATTTCGACACGATCCACCCTCGCTTCGGCACCGGCAGCACCAAGTGGAACCGTTACCCGCAAGACGTCTTGCCGATGTGGATCGCCGACATGGATATCGCCGCGCCACCTGCCGTACTGCAAGCCCTGCATGATCGCCTCGACCAACAAATCCTGGGCTACAGCGTCGCCGGGCCGGACGTACGCGAAGCCATCGTTGCCGACCTCTGGAACAAATACGCCTGGCGCGTACAGCCCGAAGCGCTGTTGTTCCTGCCGGGCGTGGAGCCGGGCTTCAACATGGCCCTGCACGCGTTCGTGCAGCCGGGCCAGCCGGTGGTGCTGCAAACCCCCAACTATCGGCCGATTCGGCTGGCGCCGGGCCACTGGAACCTGCCGCGTATCGAGGTGCCGTTTGAGTGGGCCAACGGTGAGTACGCGACGCCGTTGCCAGCCATGCGCCAAGCGCTGAACGGTGCCGGTGCGCTGCTATTGAGCAACCCGCACAACCCTATCGGCAAGGTCTTCCCGCGCGAAGAACTACTGGCTGTGGCCAACGCCTGCCTGGAAAACGGCACGCTGATCATCAGCGACGAAATCCACGCCGAACTGTGCTTCGACGGCCGCCGCCACATTCCCACCGCCAGCCTCAGCGAGGAAATTGCCCAACGCACCATCACCCTGATGTCGGCGAGCAAAGCCTACAACGTGGCGGGTTTAAAGACCTGCTTCGCGGTGGTGCAAAACGCCGAGGTGCGCGAGCGGTTCAACAACGCGCGCTGCGGCATGGTCGACAGCGTAAGCCCCTTGGGCCTGGAAGCCACTCGCGCCGCCTACAGCCAGTGCGGCGAATGGCTGGACGCGCTGGTGCAGTACCTTCAAGGCAACCGCGACTACTTGCACAATGCCGTGCAAACCCGTCTGCCCGGCGTGGTGATGCATGCGCCGCAAGGCACCTACCTGGCGTGGCTCGATTGCAGCGCGCTGGGCCTGGATGACCCGCAGCAATTCTTCCTGGAACAGGCCAAGGTCGGCTTGAGTGCGGGGATAGAGTTCGGCGATGACAGCCAGCAGTTCGTACGCCTGAACTTTGGCTGCCCACGGGCGATGCTCGAAGAAGGTGTGCAGCGCATGGAACGTGCACTGCGTCACCGCTAG
- a CDS encoding FMN-dependent NADH-azoreductase has protein sequence MTRALLLSFSPHGKAAQTFKLARALLNEQVPDAHVTERDYGARALPPLTREYANALTTPGGLSGSATALSEQLIVELEACDLLVLCTPVHNFTVPAALKGWIDHVVRIERSFTVNAQFEKVGLLKDRRTFVLVSSGNARKGHEPDFLTPYMTAILSTVGIRTVGFVYLGAMVRGAEAVSAWNRHPAAGNNQLWPIKIMALESAPFLRLLS, from the coding sequence ATGACCCGCGCCCTGCTGCTCAGTTTCAGCCCCCACGGCAAGGCCGCGCAGACCTTCAAGCTGGCACGCGCCCTGCTCAACGAGCAGGTGCCCGATGCCCACGTCACCGAGCGCGACTACGGCGCCCGGGCGCTGCCGCCGCTGACCCGCGAATACGCCAATGCACTTACCACCCCAGGCGGTTTGAGCGGCAGCGCCACGGCCCTGTCGGAACAGTTGATCGTTGAGCTGGAAGCCTGCGACCTGCTGGTCCTCTGCACCCCGGTGCACAATTTCACCGTACCCGCGGCGCTCAAGGGCTGGATCGATCATGTGGTGCGCATTGAACGCAGTTTTACGGTGAATGCACAGTTCGAAAAGGTTGGCCTGCTCAAGGACCGGCGTACGTTTGTGCTGGTCAGCTCGGGCAATGCACGCAAAGGGCATGAGCCGGATTTTCTCACGCCCTACATGACCGCCATCCTGTCGACGGTGGGCATCCGCACGGTGGGTTTTGTCTACCTGGGCGCGATGGTGCGCGGTGCAGAAGCGGTCAGCGCCTGGAACAGGCACCCGGCAGCTGGCAACAATCAGCTCTGGCCTATAAAAATAATGGCGCTAGAATCAGCGCCATTCTTGCGCCTGCTTTCCTGA
- a CDS encoding GNAT family N-acetyltransferase, which produces MNEHVEFVPMQTQAECIESFAVMQQLRPHLTDAAAFAEQIQRQQQNGYHLLAAREQGKVIGLVGYRLTENTLYGRFIYVDDLVVDAALQRRRLGEQLLDRVREETRARGYRYLVLDTGMHKALAQRFYFRQGLLPLGMHFSQDLSQ; this is translated from the coding sequence ATGAATGAACACGTCGAATTCGTGCCCATGCAAACCCAGGCTGAATGCATCGAAAGCTTTGCGGTGATGCAGCAACTGCGCCCGCACTTGACTGACGCAGCAGCGTTCGCCGAACAAATCCAGCGCCAACAGCAAAACGGCTATCACCTGCTGGCCGCCCGTGAACAGGGCAAGGTGATCGGTTTGGTCGGCTATCGCCTGACGGAAAACACCCTGTACGGGCGTTTTATCTACGTCGATGACCTGGTCGTGGACGCCGCCTTGCAGCGTCGGCGCCTGGGCGAGCAACTGCTTGACCGGGTCCGTGAAGAAACCCGCGCACGCGGCTACCGCTACCTGGTGCTGGATACCGGCATGCACAAGGCCTTGGCCCAGCGTTTCTATTTCCGCCAGGGCTTGCTGCCGCTGGGGATGCACTTTTCCCAGGATTTGAGCCAATGA
- a CDS encoding carboxymuconolactone decarboxylase family protein has protein sequence MNHRLDYAFAAPAGYKALGSVHSYIHGCGLEKELIDLVYLRVSQLNGCAYCLDSHSRDLLKQGVSLEKIMLLAAWREASPLFTPRESAALAWAEIVTQVAQTQVPDADYAEAAAVFNEKEIADLTLAISLMNALNRVAISFRKVPAAIKAHLENLSYE, from the coding sequence ATGAACCACCGCCTCGATTACGCCTTCGCCGCGCCTGCCGGCTACAAAGCACTGGGCTCGGTGCACAGTTACATCCACGGCTGCGGCCTGGAGAAAGAATTGATCGACCTGGTGTACCTGCGGGTCTCACAACTCAACGGCTGCGCCTATTGCCTGGACTCCCACTCCCGCGACTTGCTCAAGCAGGGCGTGAGCCTGGAAAAAATCATGCTGCTGGCCGCCTGGCGCGAGGCATCACCGCTGTTCACGCCACGTGAAAGCGCAGCACTGGCCTGGGCGGAGATCGTCACTCAAGTGGCGCAAACCCAGGTGCCGGATGCCGATTACGCCGAGGCAGCGGCGGTTTTCAACGAAAAAGAAATCGCCGACCTGACCCTGGCGATTTCACTGATGAACGCCTTGAACCGCGTCGCCATCAGCTTTCGCAAAGTACCCGCCGCGATCAAGGCTCATCTGGAGAACCTCAGCTATGAATGA
- the pdxR gene encoding MocR-like pyridoxine biosynthesis transcription factor PdxR, with protein sequence MSPLPKYQEIYRRFRLAIDQGQLGPGDRVPSVRSLALELNVARGTVEAAYQLLVSEGFFEARGQAGTVIAGASPQVPVKPQPVVPSTAPGPRPLQMGLPALDAFPRKLWARLVTQQVRRTDADSLAMGDVRGALALRVAIANYLALYRGVECTPQQVFVCAGYAGCLTLLCDALQMTGQRCWFEDPGYLHARRLLVHQGVELVPVPVDGEGLEVERGMQRDRQARLAIVTPAHQSPLGVALSPARRQALLGWAREQGSWVVEDDYDSEFRYRGQPLAALKSQDVGDRVIYAGSFSKMLFPGLRLGYWVVPASLVEAFGRSAERLQQRSAQLLQLTAADFLEQGHFTRHLKKMRQLYAQRRGLLVEALEVHCSGFLRVDEQAGGVNLLARLLVSVPDHVVAEAADRAGLAVHALSGWMLEPGREQGVVMGFTNVVTARDAADLAMVLHRVIAQCLSVASITTA encoded by the coding sequence ATGTCACCACTGCCCAAATACCAGGAAATCTACCGACGCTTTCGCCTGGCCATCGACCAGGGCCAACTTGGCCCGGGTGATCGGGTGCCGTCGGTGCGCAGCCTCGCCCTGGAACTCAACGTGGCGCGGGGGACGGTGGAGGCGGCGTATCAGTTGCTGGTCAGCGAGGGCTTTTTCGAGGCGCGTGGGCAGGCCGGCACCGTGATTGCTGGGGCTTCGCCGCAAGTGCCCGTGAAGCCGCAGCCTGTGGTGCCGTCGACTGCACCGGGGCCGAGGCCACTGCAAATGGGCCTGCCGGCGCTGGATGCGTTCCCGCGCAAGCTGTGGGCGCGGCTGGTCACTCAACAAGTGCGTCGCACTGATGCCGATAGCCTGGCGATGGGCGACGTACGTGGCGCCCTGGCCTTGCGCGTGGCGATTGCCAACTACCTTGCGCTGTACCGGGGCGTGGAGTGCACGCCGCAGCAGGTGTTCGTGTGCGCGGGGTATGCGGGGTGTTTGACGCTGTTGTGCGATGCGCTGCAGATGACGGGGCAGCGTTGCTGGTTTGAAGACCCGGGGTATTTGCATGCGCGGCGGTTGTTGGTTCATCAAGGCGTGGAACTGGTGCCGGTGCCGGTGGATGGTGAGGGGTTGGAGGTTGAGCGTGGGATGCAAAGGGATCGGCAGGCGCGGTTGGCAATTGTGACGCCGGCGCATCAGAGCCCGCTGGGTGTGGCGTTGAGTCCGGCGCGGCGCCAGGCTTTGCTGGGGTGGGCGCGGGAGCAGGGGAGTTGGGTGGTTGAGGATGATTACGACAGTGAGTTTCGCTACCGGGGGCAGCCGTTGGCGGCGCTCAAGAGTCAGGATGTAGGGGATCGGGTGATCTATGCCGGGAGCTTCAGCAAGATGCTGTTTCCGGGGTTGCGGTTGGGGTATTGGGTGGTGCCCGCTTCTTTGGTGGAGGCGTTTGGGCGTAGTGCTGAGAGGTTGCAGCAGCGTAGTGCGCAGTTGTTGCAACTGACGGCGGCGGATTTTTTGGAGCAGGGGCATTTTACTCGGCATCTGAAGAAGATGCGGCAGTTGTATGCGCAGCGCCGGGGGTTGTTGGTGGAGGCGCTGGAGGTGCATTGCTCGGGGTTTTTGCGGGTGGATGAGCAGGCTGGGGGGGTTAACCTGCTGGCGCGGTTGTTGGTCTCGGTGCCGGATCATGTTGTTGCCGAGGCGGCTGATCGTGCGGGTTTGGCTGTTCATGCATTGTCGGGCTGGATGCTGGAGCCGGGGCGGGAGCAGGGGGTGGTGATGGGGTTTACGAATGTGGTGACGGCTCGAGATGCGGCGGATCTGGCGATGGTTTTGCACAGGGTTATTGCGCAGTGTCTATCCGTTGCTTCGATAACGACGGCTTAG
- the ggt gene encoding gamma-glutamyltransferase, translating to MKYQPLSRTLIATALVLTVSGVQAASQAPVAGENGMVVTAQHLATHVGVDVLKAGGNAVDAAVAVGYALAVVYPAAGNLGGGGFMTVQLADGRKTFLDFREKAPLAATADMYLDKDGNVIDGLSAKGHLAVGVPGTVSGMEAALSKYGTLKRAQVIAPAIKLAENGFELEQGDIDLLHTATGEFEKDKDLRGIFLHNGQPMQVGQKLVQKDLAKTLKEISAKGTDGFYKGWVAKALVDSSQAGKGIITQADLDTYKTRELAPIECDYRGYHVVSAPPPSSGGVVICQIMNILEGYPMADLGYHSAQGLHYQIEAMRHAYVDRNSYLGDPDFVKNPIAHLLDKDYAAKLRAAIEPQKAGDSQAIKPGVSPHEGNNTTHYSIVDKWGNAVSVTYTLNDWFGAGVMASKTGVILNDEMDDFTVKVGVPNMYGLVQGEANAIAPGKAPLSSMSPTIVTKDGKAVMVVGTPGGSRIITATLLTILNVIDYKMNIQEAVDAPRFHQQWMPETTNLETFAVSPDTQKILESWGHKFAGPQDANHLAAILVGAPSLGGKPVGNNRFYGANDPRRNTGLSLGY from the coding sequence ATGAAATACCAACCTTTGAGCCGCACCTTAATCGCCACCGCCCTGGTGTTGACGGTCAGCGGTGTGCAAGCCGCTTCCCAGGCCCCGGTGGCCGGTGAAAACGGCATGGTAGTAACCGCCCAGCATTTGGCCACTCATGTGGGTGTGGATGTGCTCAAGGCTGGCGGCAATGCGGTTGATGCGGCCGTGGCTGTGGGCTATGCGTTGGCGGTGGTGTACCCGGCGGCGGGTAACCTCGGTGGCGGCGGCTTCATGACCGTGCAGTTGGCGGACGGGCGCAAGACCTTCCTCGACTTCCGCGAAAAAGCCCCGCTGGCGGCCACCGCCGACATGTACCTGGACAAAGACGGCAACGTCATTGATGGCCTCAGCGCCAAGGGCCACCTGGCTGTCGGCGTGCCCGGCACGGTGTCCGGCATGGAAGCCGCGCTGAGCAAGTACGGCACCCTCAAGCGCGCCCAGGTGATTGCGCCGGCGATCAAGCTGGCGGAAAACGGTTTCGAACTGGAGCAGGGTGATATCGACCTGCTGCACACCGCCACCGGCGAGTTTGAAAAAGACAAAGACCTGCGCGGGATCTTCCTGCACAACGGCCAGCCGATGCAGGTCGGCCAGAAGTTGGTGCAGAAAGACTTGGCCAAGACCCTCAAGGAAATCTCCGCCAAGGGCACCGACGGCTTCTATAAAGGTTGGGTCGCCAAGGCGTTGGTGGATTCCAGCCAGGCCGGCAAAGGCATCATCACCCAGGCCGACCTCGACACATACAAAACTCGTGAACTGGCGCCCATCGAGTGCGATTACCGTGGCTACCACGTGGTCTCGGCACCGCCACCCAGCTCGGGCGGCGTGGTGATCTGCCAGATCATGAACATCCTCGAAGGCTACCCAATGGCCGACCTGGGCTATCACTCGGCCCAAGGCCTGCACTACCAGATCGAAGCGATGCGCCACGCCTACGTGGACCGTAACAGCTACCTCGGCGACCCGGATTTTGTGAAAAACCCGATTGCCCACCTGCTGGACAAGGACTACGCCGCCAAGCTGCGCGCTGCCATCGAGCCGCAAAAGGCCGGGGATTCCCAGGCGATCAAGCCGGGTGTGTCGCCCCATGAAGGCAACAACACCACGCACTATTCCATCGTCGACAAGTGGGGCAACGCAGTTTCGGTGACCTACACCCTCAACGACTGGTTCGGTGCCGGCGTGATGGCGAGCAAGACCGGGGTGATCCTCAACGATGAAATGGACGACTTCACCGTCAAGGTCGGCGTGCCGAACATGTACGGGCTGGTCCAGGGCGAAGCCAACGCCATCGCACCGGGCAAGGCACCGTTGTCGTCGATGAGCCCGACCATTGTGACCAAGGACGGCAAGGCGGTGATGGTGGTGGGTACGCCCGGTGGTAGCCGGATTATCACCGCCACCTTGCTGACCATCCTGAATGTCATTGACTACAAGATGAACATCCAGGAAGCCGTGGATGCGCCGCGTTTCCACCAGCAGTGGATGCCTGAGACCACTAACCTCGAAACCTTCGCGGTGAGCCCGGACACTCAGAAAATCCTCGAGAGCTGGGGCCACAAGTTTGCCGGCCCTCAGGATGCCAACCACTTGGCGGCCATTCTGGTGGGGGCGCCGTCCTTGGGCGGCAAGCCGGTGGGCAACAATCGCTTCTACGGGGCTAACGACCCGCGTCGTAACACGGGGTTGTCGCTCGGTTACTAA
- a CDS encoding AAA family ATPase, protein MKVVVLAGPESSGKSWLAAQLHAHFGGLMVGEYVRHFIDHHQRDTTLADIPAIARGQLAWEDAARAEQPNLLVLDTHLLTNKLWSQTLFGDYPAWLDSELLARHYDLHLLLSPEDVEWTADGQRCQPELADRRAFFQGSLEWIEQHHKPAVVIRGNWEERRAQAFEAVTQLLNA, encoded by the coding sequence ATGAAGGTAGTGGTACTGGCCGGCCCCGAGTCCAGCGGCAAAAGCTGGCTGGCGGCGCAACTGCACGCGCACTTTGGCGGCCTTATGGTGGGCGAATACGTGCGCCATTTCATCGACCACCACCAACGCGACACCACCCTGGCGGACATCCCCGCTATCGCCCGTGGCCAACTGGCCTGGGAAGACGCCGCCCGCGCCGAACAGCCCAACCTACTCGTCCTCGACACCCACCTGCTGACCAACAAGCTGTGGAGCCAAACCCTCTTCGGTGACTACCCGGCGTGGCTGGACAGTGAGCTGCTGGCCCGCCATTACGACCTGCACCTGCTGCTCTCTCCCGAGGATGTGGAGTGGACCGCCGACGGCCAGCGTTGCCAACCGGAACTGGCGGATCGCCGCGCGTTTTTCCAGGGTAGCCTGGAGTGGATCGAGCAGCACCATAAGCCCGCCGTGGTGATTCGCGGCAACTGGGAAGAGCGCCGTGCCCAGGCATTTGAAGCGGTAACGCAACTGCTCAACGCGTAA
- the pnuC gene encoding nicotinamide riboside transporter PnuC, with amino-acid sequence MSGLELFAAALGVIAVWLTVKQNPWCWPIGLVMVLLYTWVFFDVKLYSDMLLQVVYAALQLYGWWQWTRAGQVKQGRQVTSLGVPAIITSLAIGAVFSLLLGAAMAHWTDAAQPWLDAALTGFSLVAQMWMAQKRVQCWPLWIAVDVIFVGLFLYKGLYLTAVLYALFTVIAVQGWREWRADPALHA; translated from the coding sequence ATGTCCGGGCTTGAACTGTTCGCCGCCGCCCTGGGAGTGATTGCCGTCTGGCTGACGGTCAAGCAGAACCCTTGGTGTTGGCCCATCGGCCTGGTCATGGTGTTGCTCTACACCTGGGTATTCTTCGACGTAAAACTCTATTCCGACATGCTCCTGCAAGTGGTCTACGCCGCCCTGCAACTTTACGGCTGGTGGCAATGGACCCGCGCCGGCCAAGTCAAGCAAGGCCGTCAGGTCACCAGCCTCGGCGTACCCGCGATCATCACCAGCCTGGCCATCGGCGCCGTCTTCAGCCTGTTGCTCGGCGCCGCCATGGCCCACTGGACCGACGCCGCCCAGCCGTGGCTCGACGCCGCCCTCACCGGCTTCAGCCTGGTGGCGCAAATGTGGATGGCGCAAAAACGCGTGCAGTGCTGGCCGCTGTGGATTGCCGTGGATGTAATTTTTGTCGGGCTGTTCCTCTACAAAGGCCTGTACCTCACCGCCGTGCTCTACGCCCTGTTCACCGTGATCGCCGTGCAAGGCTGGCGTGAATGGCGCGCCGACCCGGCGCTGCACGCATGA
- a CDS encoding methyl-accepting chemotaxis protein, whose protein sequence is MNSLRSMSISRRLWLILIVAVLMLLTLGLLMLKQIHGDLYQAKSQQTQHVVQTASGVLAYYQNLEKTGVLTREAAQQQALSAVRGLRYDHDDYFWINDLTPVMIMHPANPKLDGKNLSAIRDPDGFAVFNEFVILAKAKGAGIVNYRWPKPGAEAPVEKTSYIQLFEPWGWIIGSGVYVDDVQAEFNGQVWKTSLIVLGIALVMTLLVVLIARSIVQPLQAAVNAMANIASGESDLTRSLDTHGRDEVTQLSKHFNSFTAKLRQVVGQLQVCANALGQSSTELGTNASQAHDRSQQQSQQMELVATAINEVTYGVQDVAKNAEHAASEMRDAQAQAQQGQVNIDGSLLQIDQLSSTISQAVEVIRTLSSESTQIGGVLEVIRSIADQTNLLALNAAIEAARAGEQGRGFAVVADEVRLLAQRTQKSTAEIQVMIERLQGHSEAAVKVISDSHSASQLTIEQAGQAGASLTAIGQALHNLNGLNASIASATLQQAHVVEDINQNVTQAAGLSHSTALAAQQSSVASAHLRGLSEQLDGLLRQFKV, encoded by the coding sequence ATGAACAGTTTGCGCAGCATGTCGATCAGCCGCCGCCTCTGGCTGATCCTGATAGTCGCCGTGTTGATGCTGCTGACCTTGGGGCTGTTGATGCTCAAGCAGATCCACGGCGACCTCTACCAGGCCAAAAGCCAGCAGACCCAGCATGTGGTGCAGACCGCCAGCGGCGTGCTGGCGTATTACCAGAACCTTGAAAAAACCGGGGTACTGACCCGTGAAGCCGCGCAGCAGCAAGCCTTGAGCGCGGTGCGTGGCCTGCGCTACGACCACGACGATTACTTCTGGATCAACGACCTGACGCCGGTGATGATCATGCACCCGGCCAACCCCAAGCTTGACGGCAAGAACCTCTCGGCGATCCGCGACCCGGACGGTTTTGCAGTGTTCAACGAGTTCGTGATCCTGGCCAAGGCCAAAGGTGCCGGCATCGTCAACTACCGCTGGCCCAAGCCGGGTGCCGAAGCGCCGGTGGAAAAAACCTCGTATATCCAACTGTTCGAACCCTGGGGCTGGATTATCGGCTCCGGCGTTTACGTGGACGATGTGCAAGCCGAATTCAATGGCCAGGTGTGGAAAACCTCGCTGATTGTCCTGGGCATCGCGCTGGTGATGACGTTGCTGGTGGTGCTGATCGCCCGCAGCATCGTGCAACCCTTGCAGGCGGCGGTGAACGCTATGGCCAATATTGCCAGCGGCGAAAGCGACCTGACGCGCAGCCTCGATACCCATGGGCGCGACGAAGTCACCCAACTGTCCAAACACTTCAACAGCTTTACCGCCAAGCTGCGCCAGGTGGTCGGCCAACTGCAGGTGTGCGCCAACGCCTTGGGCCAGTCGTCAACGGAGCTGGGCACCAACGCCAGCCAGGCCCATGACCGCAGCCAGCAGCAGTCGCAGCAGATGGAGCTGGTGGCGACGGCAATCAATGAAGTGACCTATGGCGTGCAGGACGTGGCGAAAAACGCCGAGCATGCCGCCAGCGAAATGCGTGACGCCCAGGCCCAGGCGCAGCAAGGCCAGGTGAATATCGACGGCAGCTTGCTGCAGATCGATCAGCTCTCCAGCACCATCAGCCAGGCCGTGGAGGTGATCCGCACGCTGTCCAGCGAAAGCACACAGATTGGCGGCGTGCTTGAGGTGATTCGTTCCATCGCTGACCAGACCAACCTGCTGGCGCTTAATGCTGCGATTGAAGCTGCACGCGCGGGGGAACAGGGCCGTGGTTTTGCCGTGGTGGCGGATGAGGTGCGGCTGCTGGCTCAGCGTACGCAAAAATCCACGGCTGAAATCCAGGTGATGATCGAGCGCCTGCAAGGTCATTCGGAAGCGGCAGTGAAGGTGATCAGCGACAGCCACAGCGCTTCGCAACTGACCATTGAACAGGCCGGCCAGGCGGGTGCCAGCCTTACTGCCATCGGGCAGGCCTTGCATAACCTCAACGGGTTGAATGCCTCGATTGCCAGCGCGACGTTGCAACAGGCGCATGTGGTGGAAGACATCAACCAGAACGTTACCCAGGCGGCCGGGTTGTCTCACAGCACCGCGCTGGCGGCGCAGCAGTCCAGCGTGGCGAGTGCGCATTTGCGTGGGTTGAGTGAACAGTTGGATGGGTTGTTGCGCCAGTTTAAGGTTTAG